A single genomic interval of Mycobacterium sp. DL592 harbors:
- a CDS encoding glycosyltransferase 87 family protein, with protein MSTRQPLETGSVFGRGPLSPRARSWLTVGWRLTQLGIVALLVYAGWLLLGHIPYRIDIDVYRMGARAWLDGRPLYAGDTTFPTRIGLDLPFTYPPLAAILFSPFAWLGLDAASVAITVITLVLLLVSIWIVLTRLDVWQDSALTGEPAWLRRCWLAAGIVALSVVYLEPIAANFAFGQINVVLMTLVIADCVPRRTPWPRGLLLGIAIAFKLTPAVFLLYFVLRRDVRATVTAFASFLAATLLGFAFAWRDSIEYWTTTVRHTDRIGSAALNTNQNIAGSLARLGLGHTTQQLIWLAACFAVLGLTVWAARRVLQAGEPTLALICVALFGLMVSPVSWSHHWVWALPTVVVTSVLAYQRRNIALAVVSAAGVALMVWIPLELLPKHHEETASWWRQLLGMSYVWWALAVLVVAGLTVRAPAASLRRSPGTVPVADLVHPA; from the coding sequence ATGAGTACGCGGCAGCCGCTCGAGACGGGCAGTGTGTTCGGGCGCGGCCCGCTATCACCGAGGGCCCGGTCCTGGCTGACCGTCGGCTGGCGGCTGACCCAGCTGGGGATCGTCGCGCTGCTGGTCTACGCGGGGTGGCTGCTGCTCGGGCACATCCCCTACCGCATCGACATCGACGTCTACCGGATGGGCGCCCGGGCCTGGCTGGACGGCCGTCCGCTCTATGCCGGCGACACGACGTTCCCCACCCGGATCGGCCTCGACCTCCCGTTCACCTATCCGCCGCTGGCGGCGATCCTGTTCAGCCCGTTCGCCTGGCTCGGACTCGACGCGGCCAGTGTCGCCATCACGGTGATCACCTTGGTACTGCTGCTGGTGTCGATCTGGATCGTGCTGACCCGCCTGGACGTGTGGCAGGACTCGGCGCTGACCGGCGAGCCGGCCTGGCTGCGACGCTGCTGGCTGGCTGCGGGCATCGTGGCGCTGTCGGTGGTCTACCTCGAGCCGATCGCCGCCAACTTCGCCTTCGGCCAGATCAACGTCGTGCTGATGACGCTGGTGATCGCCGACTGCGTGCCGCGCCGCACCCCGTGGCCGCGGGGACTGTTGCTGGGAATAGCGATCGCATTCAAGCTCACGCCTGCGGTGTTCCTGCTGTACTTCGTGCTGCGCCGCGATGTCCGCGCCACCGTGACGGCGTTCGCCTCGTTCCTCGCCGCCACCCTGCTGGGTTTCGCGTTCGCCTGGCGCGACTCCATCGAGTACTGGACGACGACGGTGCGCCACACCGACCGCATCGGAAGTGCCGCGCTGAACACCAACCAGAACATCGCGGGCTCGTTGGCACGGCTCGGCCTGGGCCACACCACCCAGCAGCTGATCTGGCTGGCGGCCTGCTTCGCGGTGCTGGGGCTGACGGTCTGGGCGGCGCGACGGGTCCTGCAAGCCGGTGAGCCGACCCTGGCGCTGATCTGTGTGGCGCTGTTCGGCCTGATGGTCTCGCCGGTGTCGTGGTCACATCACTGGGTGTGGGCGCTGCCGACCGTCGTGGTCACCTCGGTGCTGGCCTATCAACGGCGCAATATCGCGCTCGCCGTGGTGAGCGCGGCCGGGGTGGCGCTGATGGTGTGGATCCCGCTGGAACTGCTGCCCAAACATCACGAGGAAACCGCCTCGTGGTGGCGTCAGCTGCTGGGCATGTCCTACGTGTGGTGGGCGCTGGCGGTGCTCGTGGTCGCCGGTCTGACGGTGCGGGCTCCGGCCGCTAGCCTGCGGCGGTCTCCGGGAACCGTGCCGGTGGCTGACCTGGTGCACCCGGCTTAG